A genomic segment from Montipora foliosa isolate CH-2021 chromosome 9, ASM3666993v2, whole genome shotgun sequence encodes:
- the LOC137971332 gene encoding tetratricopeptide repeat protein 28-like — translation MVDRKLDVLERHMQELSVARKEGDRQGKGLAYFKLGRYYQGKADFNQAITNYTEALDIFKEVGFRAGEGAAYGNLGNAYDSLGNFKQAIEYHHQSLSIAKEVGDRTGEGKAYCNLGNAYRSLGNLKQAIEYHHQDLSIAKEVGDRAGEGAAYGNLGNAYQSLGNFKQAIEYHHQRLSIAKEVGDRAGEGAAYGNLGNAYQSLGNFKQAIEYHHQDLSIAKEVGDRAGEGRAYCNLGNAYQSLGNFKQAIEYHHQHLSIAKEVGDRAREGVAYGNLGNAYCSLGNFKQAIEYNHQHLSIAKEVGARTGEGAAYGNLGIAYQSLGNFKQAIEYHHQSLSIAKEVGDRAGEGAAYGNLGIAYQSLGNFKQAIEYHHQSLSIAKEVGDRAREGAAYGNLGNAYRRLGNFKQAIEYHHQRLTIAKEVGNRAGEGRAYGSLGNAYQSLGNFKQAIEYHHQDLSIAKEVGDRAGEGAAYGNLGNAYDSLGNFKQAIEYHHQRLSIAKEVGDRAGEGAAYGNLGNAYQSLGNFKQAIEYHHQDLSIAKEVGDRAGEGRAYCNLGNAYQSLGNFKQAIEYHHQHLSIAKEVGDRAREGVAYGNLGNAYQSLGNFKQAIEYHHQSLSIAKEVGDRAGEGRAYCNLGNAYQSLGNFKQAIEYHHQHLSICQETEDSMELAIACYHIGHVHKCFGSLSKALNYGRLSVYYFDEVRRLLQSEDAWKISFRDTKEFAYTALWTALLKNGEVDEALYAAEQGRAQALADILKMQYSVDEKPMMKVTISLVMKDLPSQTVFTALEGNTISFWLLRDDIRINFRQKKIENGTAKSLMKSMLQQINAGVVLRCENRSLERQGSDFSSSRESVEETFQSLSFSVHSLQPLYDVLISPIADLIQGDDLVFVPDGHFCLAPFSAMSDSVRIRVIPSLTALKLITMAPDNFQSKNEALLVGDPCLSEVTYGTGEPMYGQLPCAKKEVDIIGELLQTVPLTGKNATKAEVLRRMKSVALIHIAAHGDDGSGEIALAPNPERTSKIPEEEDYMLSLSDVQAVHLQARLVVLSCCHSGQGEVKSEGIVGIARAFLCAGARFVLVSLWAIDDEATFLFMKSFYQHLADRKSASTALHHAMKSLQETKSYSAIKYWAPFVLIGDDVTFEFGQLEHEKNETMSKT, via the exons ATGGTGGATAGAAAGTTGGACGTTTTGGAGCGGCATATGCAAGAGCTTAGTGTTGCAAGAAAGGAGGGAGACAGACAAGGCAAGGGTTTGGCTTATTTCAAACTTGGTAGATACTATCAGGGCAAAGCTGACTTTAATCAGGCCATAACAaattacacagaagcattagATATTTTTAAGGAAGTGGGtttcagggccggagaaggagcagcctatggcaatctcggcaacgcttatgacagtcttggtaatttcaagcaagccatagagtaccaccatcaaagtcttagtattgcaaaagaggtaggggacaggaccggagaaggaaaagcttattgcaatcttggaaacgcttatcgaagtcttggtaatctcaagcaagccatagagtaccaccatcaagatcttagtattgcaaaagaggtaggggacagggccggagaaggagcggcctatggaaatctcggcaacgcttatcaaagtcttggtaatttcaagcaagccatagagtaccaccatcaacgtcttagtattgcaaaagaggtaggggacagggccggagaaggagcggcctatggaaatctcggcaacgcttatcaaagtcttggtaatttcaagcaagccatagagtaccaccatcaagatcttagtattgcaaaagaggtaggggacagggccggagaaggaagagcttattgcaatctcggcaacgcttatcaaagtcttggtaatttcaagcaagccatagagtaccaccatcaacatcttagtattgcaaaagaggtaggggacagggccagagaaggagtggcctatggaaatctcggcaacgcttattgcagtcttggtaatttcaagcaagccatagagtacaaccatcaacatcttagcattgcaaaagaggtaggggccaggaccggagaaggagcagcctatggcaatctcggaattgcttatcaaagtcttggtaatttcaagcaagccatagagtaccaccatcaaagtcttagcattgcaaaagaggtaggggacagggccggagaaggagcagcctatggcaatctcgggattgcttatcaaagtcttggtaatttcaagcaagccatagagtaccaccatcaaagtcttagtattgcaaaagaggtaggggacagggccagagaaggagcagcctatggcaatctcggcaacgcttatcgcaggcttggtaatttcaagcaagccatagagtaccaccatcaacgtcttactattgcaaaagaggtagggaacagggccggagaaggaagagcttatggcagTCTCGGCAACGcctatcaaagtcttggtaatttcaagcaagccatagagtaccaccatcaagatcttagtattgcaaaagaggtaggggacagggccggagaaggagcggcctatggaaatctcggcaacgcttatgacagtcttggtaatttcaagcaagccatagagtaccaccatcaacgtcttagtattgcaaaagaggtaggggacagggccggagaaggagcggcctatggaaatctcggcaacgcttatcaaagtcttggtaatttcaagcaagccatagagtaccaccatcaagatcttagtattgcaaaagaggtaggggacagggccggagaaggaagagcttattgcaatctcggcaacgcttatcaaagtcttggtaatttcaagcaagccatagagtaccaccatcaacatcttagtattgcaaaagaggtaggggacagggccagagaaggagtggcctatggaaatctcggcaacgcttatcaaagtcttggtaatttcaagcaagccatagagtaccaccatcaaagtcttagtattgcaaaagaggtaggggacagggccggagaaggaagagcttattgcaatctcggcaacgcttatcaaagtcttggtaatttcaagcaagccatagagtaccaccatcaacatcttagtatttgcCAGGAAACAGAGGACTCAATGGAGCTGGCAATCGCATGTTATCATATTGGTCATGTTCATAAATGTTTTGGCTCCTTGAGCAAAGCTCTTAATTACGGTCGTCTAAgcgtttattattttgatgaagttaggcgtcttcttcagtcagaggatgcatggaaaataagctttcgtgacaCAAAGGAGTTTGCGTACACCGCTCTGTGGACAGCactcttgaagaatggagaggttgatgaagctttgtatgctgctgagcaaggacgagcacaggctttggcagacattttaaagatgcaataCAGCGTTGATGAGAAACCTATGATGAAGGTAACTATCTCTTTGGTTATGAAagatctaccttcacaaactgttttcacagcacttgaagGGAACACGATCAGCTTCTGGTTGCTAAGAGATGATATCAGgataaattttagacaaaagaaaatcgaaaatggaaCTGCCAAGTCTCTGATGAAAAGTATGTTACAACAGATCAATGCAGGGGTTGTTTTgcgatgcgagaatcgttcaCTTGAAAGACAAGGCAGCGACTTCTCGAGTAGTAGGGAAAGtgttgaagaaacttttcagtCTTTGAGCTTCTCTGTGCACTCTTTGCAGCCCTTGTACGATGTCTTAATCAGTCCTATAGCGGACTTGATCCAGGGCGATGACTTAgtgtttgttcctgatggacacttttgcctggctcctttttctgcaatgagtgactctgtcaggatccgtgtaattccctcgctgactgctttaaaattgatcactaTGGCACCTGATAACTTCCAAAGTAAGAATGAAGCGCTGCTTGTGGGCGATCCGTGCTTGAGCGAAGTCACTTACGGCACTGGTGAACCCATGTATGGACAGCTGCCGTGTGCGAAAAAAGAGGTGGATATAattggagaacttctgcagaccgtgcctcttacaggaaaaaatgcaaccaaagctgaggtgctgagaagaatgaagtcagttgccttaatccacattgctgcacatggGGATGACGGatctggagaaattgctttggccccaaatcccgAACGCACATCCAAGATCCCCgaagaggaagattacatgttatcattgagcgatgttcaagcagttcaccttcaggcaagactggttgtgcttagttgctgtcatagtggccagggagaggtaaaatctgagggtattgtgggaatagccagggctttcctgtgtgctggtgcccggtttgtactggtgtcactctgggcaatcgacGATGAGGCGACCTTCTTGTTCATGAAGAGTTTTtaccaacacttggcagatagaaaaagtgcaagtacagctcttcaccatgctatgaaatctcttcagGAGACAAAGAGTTATTCGGCCATAaaatactgggcgccatttgtgctaatcggcgatgatgtcacctttgaGTTTGGGCAGCTCGAAcacgaaaagaatg aaacGATGTCCAAAACGTGA